The stretch of DNA ACCCTAGCCCTGCCCAGGGCGCGGCCCACCTCCTCCGCTATATCCTCCACCCTATCAGGCACAGTAACCACCCTCTCCACCTCGAACCCCAGTAGCGTTAGCCTGCTGCCCAGCCAGGCAGCGTTCGTATTTATAGTCCTCCCTATGAGCAGCTCGTTCCCCACCGAGATTATCCAGGCCCTAGGATGCTCCTCCAACCCCAGGCACCACCCAACACTACTGTTTAAACATCTCCTCTACAAACTCTCAATAGCGTTATGGAGAGATAGCTGGGGGAGCGATAGAGCTATACACTCCCAGGGAGCCCTGGCCAGGGCTTCAAGCTATAGAGGCTCCACATAGGGTTATAGATGCGGTGCCTCGGAAGCGTTTAGGTGGCTTCTAGCAGCCTAGGGGCTGGGGGTGGATGCTGTATACAGCCGCTGAGGCGTTGGTGATACGTGATGGCTGATGTTGAGGTGGTCGAGGATCCTGGCCAAGCCGCCGATATAGTGTCGAGGGTTATGGGCAGGTATCACGGGTACTATGCAAGGGCCGCTGTTGAGAGGCTCAAAGGGTCGGTGGGGCTTGTTGCAAGGCTCGCAGGCGAGGAGGCAGGGGCTATTATCTGCTACAGAGCCGGCTCCAGGGTAGAGCTGGGTGTTATATACTATGTGGTAGTGCTGCCTAGGGCTAGAGGAAGGGGTCTGGGAAAGATGCTCGTATCCTCCTGCGAGGAGAGGCTCGGCGCCCTCCACTTCTACGTAGCCACCATAGAGCTGCGCAACACGGCGAGCGCCAGGATGTTCCAGAGCCTAGGCTACAGGGTTATGGCTGACTACGAGCTGGCGGAGATCGTGGGGTGGGAGGCCGTGGCCGCGGTGCACCACGCCACATGCAGCTACGAGGAGGACCTCATAGCGATTAAGGAGGGTAGGGAGGGGGTCGGCCTGGAGATCCTGTCAGAGGCTGAACCCGACG from Aeropyrum pernix K1 encodes:
- a CDS encoding GNAT family N-acetyltransferase, whose protein sequence is MADVEVVEDPGQAADIVSRVMGRYHGYYARAAVERLKGSVGLVARLAGEEAGAIICYRAGSRVELGVIYYVVVLPRARGRGLGKMLVSSCEERLGALHFYVATIELRNTASARMFQSLGYRVMADYELAEIVGWEAVAAVHHATCSYEEDLIAIKEGREGVGLEILSEAEPDDYRDVWWEICYKPWMERKYRLA